A section of the Elusimicrobiota bacterium genome encodes:
- a CDS encoding PorV/PorQ family protein, whose protein sequence is MNTEKRGRLYPITLLLILGLVFPLSGPSYASSGTEGASFLDIPVGARPAALGGSYSALASDAYAPVWNPAGLGFLQGPELAGQHLSYIDSIHYEFLSFVYPLHKGRSLGASIQYLGTGDMDGTNLDATPAGSFSSHYASYNLAYGQTLTDRLSLGVTGKMINAKLADVSANAYALDFGSLYQVRQNLTAAATLTNIGNRLTFLSDGDPLPMALHLGASYDPISRLGLTGEFVYPRTGLAAWHMGAEWRPLPTISLRTGYKTDTLKELGTMAGLTAGMGIQVWGQEFAYAWSPYGDLGNTHYFSLLMRFGETEKAKRNLIKYQSVKRPHGTAKTISSDEFEYEQLQELLNEGFDHMAKKR, encoded by the coding sequence ATGAACACTGAAAAGAGGGGCCGGCTTTATCCTATAACGCTTTTGTTAATCCTGGGACTTGTATTCCCCCTTTCGGGTCCGTCCTATGCCTCTTCCGGGACTGAGGGCGCCTCATTCCTTGATATCCCGGTCGGCGCCCGCCCCGCTGCTCTTGGCGGCTCCTACAGCGCCCTGGCCTCCGATGCCTACGCCCCGGTCTGGAATCCCGCCGGCCTAGGCTTCCTGCAAGGCCCTGAACTCGCCGGACAGCACCTTTCCTATATAGACTCCATCCACTATGAATTTCTGAGCTTCGTTTATCCCCTCCACAAAGGCCGTTCGCTCGGCGCCTCGATCCAGTATCTCGGCACCGGCGATATGGACGGCACGAATCTCGATGCTACCCCGGCTGGTTCTTTCTCCAGCCACTACGCCTCTTACAATCTCGCGTATGGTCAGACCCTCACCGACCGCCTCTCTCTCGGGGTCACCGGCAAGATGATTAACGCCAAACTGGCGGATGTGAGCGCCAATGCGTATGCCTTAGACTTCGGATCCTTATACCAGGTCCGCCAGAACCTGACCGCCGCCGCCACACTGACCAATATCGGGAACCGGCTGACCTTCCTGTCGGACGGTGACCCACTGCCGATGGCCCTGCACCTGGGAGCTTCTTACGATCCCATCTCGCGCCTGGGGCTGACCGGCGAATTCGTTTACCCCCGCACAGGCCTGGCCGCCTGGCACATGGGCGCGGAGTGGCGCCCCTTGCCGACAATCAGCTTGCGCACCGGCTACAAGACCGATACGCTCAAAGAGCTGGGCACCATGGCCGGACTCACGGCCGGCATGGGGATTCAAGTCTGGGGACAGGAATTCGCGTATGCCTGGTCGCCGTACGGGGACCTGGGCAACACGCATTATTTCTCGCTGTTGATGCGCTTCGGCGAAACGGAAAAGGCGAAGCGGAACCTGATCAAATACCAGTCAGTGAAACGGCCCCACGGGACCGCGAAAACGATCAGCTCCGACGAATTCGAATACGAGCAGTTGCAGGAGCTGTTGAACGAAGGCTTCGACCACATGGCGAAGAAACGGTAA
- a CDS encoding T9SS type A sorting domain-containing protein, which yields MNLAKRFSVALLLGVSLIAGSLPLPSNAASEHVTLKASDLDTFRVYPNPWRSDKHKSYPVTFDSLPPNSTVKLYTLSGHWIKTLNTSTASVEWNLDNDAGDKVASGIYLYVITNDQGQKSQGKLVVIK from the coding sequence ATGAACCTCGCTAAACGCTTTTCAGTCGCGCTTCTGCTGGGTGTATCGCTGATCGCCGGATCACTCCCCCTGCCCTCCAATGCCGCGAGTGAGCATGTCACTTTGAAGGCTTCTGATTTAGACACCTTCCGGGTGTATCCGAACCCCTGGCGCAGCGACAAACATAAGAGTTATCCGGTAACCTTCGATTCCCTGCCCCCCAATAGCACCGTTAAGCTCTACACTCTGTCCGGGCACTGGATCAAGACGCTAAACACCTCTACCGCCTCGGTTGAATGGAACCTGGATAACGACGCCGGCGATAAGGTCGCCAGCGGAATCTATCTTTACGTGATCACGAACGACCAGGGGCAAAAATCGCAGGGCAAACTGGTTGTCATAAAATAA
- a CDS encoding PorV/PorQ family protein: protein MYTQKRWQLHSAELLLILGLVFPLSGRSFASSGTEGASFFDIPVGARPAALGGAYSALATDAYAPVWNPAGLGFLEGPELAGQHLSYLESIHYEFLSVVYPLRKGRSLGASIQYLGTGDMDAMNPDATSAGTFSSHYASYNLAYGQALTNRLSLGVTGKLINANLADVSANTFAVDFGTLYQIRKNLTAAATVTNIGKKLTFLSEGDPLPTALHLGAAYDHSPRLGLIGELEYSRTGLASWHMGAEWHPMQMISLRAGYKTDTLSELGALAGLTTGLGLEVWGQEFAYAWSPYGDLGNTHYFSLLFRFGEAEKAKRNLIKYESVKRPHGIPASADEIEYNQLQELFNESFNRPAK, encoded by the coding sequence ATGTATACTCAAAAGCGGTGGCAGCTTCATTCTGCAGAGCTTTTGTTAATCCTGGGACTGGTTTTCCCTCTTTCGGGTCGCTCCTTTGCATCCTCCGGAACAGAAGGCGCCTCATTTTTTGACATTCCGGTCGGGGCCCGCCCCGCGGCGCTTGGCGGCGCCTACAGCGCTCTGGCAACCGATGCCTACGCCCCGGTCTGGAATCCAGCCGGACTCGGCTTCCTGGAAGGCCCGGAACTCGCCGGCCAGCACCTGTCCTACTTGGAATCTATCCACTACGAATTTCTAAGCGTCGTTTATCCCCTCCGCAAAGGCCGCTCCCTGGGCGCCTCAATCCAGTATCTGGGAACAGGGGATATGGATGCGATGAATCCGGACGCGACCTCCGCCGGCACGTTTTCCAGCCACTATGCTTCTTACAATCTCGCTTACGGACAGGCCCTCACGAACCGCCTGTCTCTCGGGGTTACCGGCAAGCTGATTAACGCCAATCTCGCTGACGTGAGCGCCAACACCTTCGCCGTAGACTTCGGAACCTTATACCAGATTCGCAAGAATCTGACCGCCGCAGCCACGGTAACAAATATTGGGAAGAAGTTGACGTTCCTGTCGGAGGGTGACCCGCTGCCCACCGCGCTGCACCTCGGCGCCGCCTACGACCACTCGCCGCGCCTCGGACTGATCGGCGAGCTTGAATATTCCCGGACAGGCCTGGCGAGCTGGCATATGGGGGCGGAGTGGCACCCCATGCAGATGATCAGCCTGAGGGCGGGCTACAAGACGGATACCCTCAGCGAGCTGGGTGCTTTGGCCGGGCTAACGACCGGCCTGGGGCTTGAAGTCTGGGGACAGGAATTCGCCTATGCCTGGTCTCCCTACGGAGATCTTGGGAACACCCACTATTTCTCGCTCCTTTTCCGCTTCGGCGAAGCGGAAAAAGCCAAACGGAACCTGATCAAATACGAATCCGTGAAACGGCCCCACGGGATACCGGCCAGCGCGGACGAAATAGAATACAACCAGCTGCAGGAACTGTTCAACGAAAGCTTCAATCGCCCGGCAAAGTAA
- a CDS encoding T9SS type A sorting domain-containing protein, with product MKQRLLIAALLLSSWSSPIFAALPVIFYSDLVSGPKTGGENNKGAYVTIFGKNFGATRGASSVSIGGGQADNYPVWSDSKISFQLGAGPNTGNITVTTADGTSNGIPFSIRACNISFVSTSGNDAGGGGISDPWRHLTKVRQSLAKGGICYVRGGTYTDTDEGAGNSGYIFYVSGSYPWGSGAPDDGAPYCLVGYPGETVTWRGDNLVANYVNDTSYAALNSNIVFANMIMDGNNNNHGMVGWNGVANDATYRVKNVRFVNLDIKNYQLLSAQAGGGASQIGVGGAGPVDNVKILGCQVHHVRSWTSLDHLVYMTAGGDNYEIAWCDTFDLMASDSGYPGYNIQFHAGGFSDYDDFTNVSVHDNRVHDNHGRGGINFADRVISANCYNNVIFDITSTGSYVGFPVRLQSQSPGTVNFYNNTIYTAGTEYLTALIDFSRTNTFYVRNNIFYTANTKAYSDVSFSPTIVASNNLFYGNGAPPSWASGQLNSDPSFINEAGYDFHLQSLSPAIGAGVTIGGLTADFDGVPRPQASNGQFAIGAYEYNVGYVPPPPAPPPGDTPLPLPLAETTPLSSIRAYPNPWRSDRHQGLPVTFDNLTANSTLKLYTLSGHWIRTLDTSAGSAGWDLKNDSGDKVASGIYLYVITNNQGQKTKGKLVIIK from the coding sequence ATGAAACAACGACTCCTAATCGCTGCACTCCTTTTGAGTTCATGGAGCAGCCCTATTTTCGCGGCTTTGCCCGTCATTTTTTACTCTGATCTGGTCTCAGGACCGAAGACCGGCGGCGAGAATAACAAAGGGGCTTATGTCACGATCTTCGGCAAGAACTTTGGCGCGACCCGAGGGGCCAGTTCCGTCTCGATCGGCGGCGGGCAAGCCGATAATTATCCAGTCTGGTCAGATTCCAAAATCAGTTTCCAGCTTGGGGCGGGTCCCAACACCGGCAACATCACAGTCACCACGGCTGATGGGACATCAAACGGGATCCCCTTTAGCATTCGTGCGTGCAACATTTCTTTTGTTTCCACCAGCGGCAATGACGCAGGAGGAGGCGGTATCAGCGACCCCTGGCGGCATCTCACCAAAGTCCGTCAATCTCTCGCCAAAGGCGGCATCTGCTATGTGCGAGGCGGGACGTACACCGATACCGATGAAGGAGCCGGCAACAGCGGTTATATTTTCTACGTGAGCGGTTCTTACCCCTGGGGAAGCGGCGCGCCAGATGATGGCGCACCGTATTGCCTGGTCGGCTATCCAGGAGAAACGGTAACGTGGCGAGGCGATAATCTCGTCGCCAATTATGTGAATGACACCAGTTATGCTGCGCTGAACTCCAATATTGTTTTCGCCAATATGATTATGGACGGGAACAACAACAACCATGGGATGGTGGGCTGGAATGGTGTGGCCAATGACGCAACCTACAGGGTTAAGAATGTCCGGTTTGTTAATTTGGACATCAAGAATTATCAATTACTTTCTGCTCAAGCCGGCGGCGGCGCTTCGCAGATCGGTGTAGGAGGTGCCGGGCCTGTCGATAACGTAAAGATCTTAGGTTGCCAAGTCCATCACGTGAGAAGCTGGACATCGCTGGATCATCTGGTTTACATGACCGCAGGCGGTGATAACTACGAAATAGCCTGGTGCGACACGTTCGATCTAATGGCTTCGGATAGCGGTTATCCCGGATACAATATTCAGTTTCATGCGGGTGGCTTTTCCGATTACGATGATTTTACGAATGTCAGCGTGCACGATAACAGGGTTCACGATAATCACGGCAGAGGCGGCATAAATTTTGCCGACAGAGTCATTTCAGCGAATTGTTACAACAACGTCATTTTTGATATTACCAGCACCGGTTCCTATGTCGGATTCCCGGTAAGATTACAGTCCCAATCCCCAGGAACTGTCAATTTTTATAACAATACGATTTATACCGCCGGGACTGAATATTTGACCGCACTGATAGATTTTTCCCGCACCAATACGTTCTACGTCAGAAATAATATCTTCTATACAGCCAATACCAAGGCGTATTCGGATGTCAGTTTCAGCCCGACCATCGTTGCTTCAAACAACCTTTTTTACGGAAATGGTGCTCCTCCTTCGTGGGCAAGCGGACAGCTGAATTCTGATCCGTCATTCATTAACGAAGCCGGATATGACTTCCACCTGCAGAGCCTAAGTCCCGCCATCGGTGCTGGAGTCACCATCGGCGGATTAACAGCCGATTTTGACGGCGTGCCTAGGCCTCAGGCGTCCAACGGCCAGTTTGCCATCGGCGCTTACGAGTACAACGTCGGCTACGTGCCGCCTCCGCCGGCACCGCCGCCCGGGGATACCCCGCTTCCTCTCCCCCTCGCCGAAACGACACCGCTGAGCAGTATTCGAGCGTACCCCAACCCCTGGCGGAGCGACCGCCATCAGGGACTTCCCGTGACCTTCGACAACCTGACGGCCAATAGCACCCTCAAGCTTTACACACTGTCCGGACATTGGATCCGAACGCTGGACACGTCCGCCGGATCGGCCGGATGGGATTTAAAGAATGATTCCGGTGACAAGGTGGCCAGCGGGATTTACCTTTACGTAATCACCAATAACCAGGGGCAGAAAACCAAAGGCAAACTGGTGATCATAAAGTAG
- a CDS encoding choice-of-anchor Q domain-containing protein, whose product MNRLNVIDRTSFSIAALVISLCSLSFAAPPALFYSDLTSGPNTGGQNNGGAFVTIWGKGFGATRGTGYVAVGGGPASNYPIWTDTKISFQLGVSAQTGNIVVTNSNGSSNFLPFTVRSGNIYFVSTDGSNSNIGSHENPWRTIIHAKNTIIPGDIVYVENGVSQTTEDTDNAAVNLGSHGTAANPKALIAYPGATVNIGSPSLERGIGLWVTGGAGGYLGKYWVISQFHLTSNGSVLPGGYGWRIIGNTLTAPSGDGASAAIEGNGSGLRILGNELYNIGKSEPQKLYHNIYIDNNEVGTVASDFEIGWNTIRDSTANRGIQFFSGEGYIENASIHDNVIYNLRGNGININQNTQGVFNVYNNIIYNTAKGPDFLDGQTSYAGILISSNRNASVYLYNNLVYDSGYSPHESDSGLLSILDGSVYIRNNIFYSNGTTYAQYLVPGSIDPVSSSNNLWCGNGAPPVWDTSALNSDPHFYNFPTKDFHLQSDSPAMDAGSSLVNSIVSMDYDGLLRPQGPAYDIGPYEYNSGYTPPPPPGGNPPPPPLPESAISNTIRVYPNPWRGDRVATGITFDQMTTGSTVKIFTTSGRHIRSLDAPSGSVIWDLKNDSGDKVASGIYLYVITNNQGQRVRGKVVVIR is encoded by the coding sequence TTGAACAGGTTGAATGTGATCGACAGAACCTCTTTTTCAATTGCTGCATTAGTTATCTCCTTGTGTTCATTGAGCTTTGCAGCGCCACCCGCTCTTTTCTACTCCGATCTGACCTCCGGGCCTAATACAGGTGGGCAAAATAACGGAGGCGCATTCGTAACGATTTGGGGTAAAGGTTTCGGGGCAACCAGGGGAACAGGTTATGTTGCCGTCGGTGGAGGACCCGCAAGTAATTATCCCATTTGGACTGACACGAAAATATCATTCCAGCTCGGCGTCAGCGCACAGACCGGGAATATCGTTGTCACCAATTCAAATGGATCATCCAATTTTCTTCCTTTTACCGTCAGAAGCGGAAATATTTATTTTGTCAGCACGGACGGCAGTAACAGCAACATTGGAAGCCATGAGAATCCCTGGAGAACTATTATTCATGCCAAGAACACAATAATCCCCGGCGATATTGTTTATGTGGAAAATGGCGTAAGTCAGACAACAGAGGACACTGACAATGCAGCGGTCAATTTGGGTTCTCATGGAACAGCCGCTAATCCAAAAGCATTAATAGCGTATCCAGGGGCTACGGTTAACATCGGGAGCCCTTCGCTTGAAAGAGGTATTGGTCTTTGGGTGACCGGCGGAGCAGGCGGCTATCTTGGCAAATATTGGGTGATCTCGCAGTTTCATTTGACCTCAAACGGCTCGGTTCTTCCGGGTGGCTATGGATGGAGAATCATCGGGAATACCCTTACCGCGCCAAGTGGAGATGGAGCCAGCGCGGCGATTGAAGGAAATGGCAGCGGATTAAGAATACTGGGAAATGAACTTTACAATATCGGCAAATCCGAGCCCCAGAAGTTATATCACAACATTTATATCGACAATAATGAGGTTGGCACAGTTGCTTCAGATTTCGAAATCGGCTGGAATACGATAAGAGATTCAACGGCCAATAGAGGAATCCAGTTTTTCTCAGGAGAGGGTTACATCGAAAACGCGTCCATTCATGATAATGTCATTTATAACTTAAGAGGAAATGGAATTAATATCAATCAAAACACGCAGGGCGTTTTTAATGTTTACAACAATATTATTTACAACACCGCAAAAGGGCCGGACTTCCTCGACGGTCAAACGTCTTATGCTGGCATACTGATAAGCAGCAATCGGAACGCATCCGTCTATCTCTACAATAATCTGGTTTATGACAGTGGGTACAGCCCTCACGAATCAGATTCCGGCCTTTTGAGTATTCTGGATGGAAGTGTTTATATACGGAATAATATTTTTTATTCAAACGGCACAACTTATGCGCAGTACCTGGTTCCTGGAAGTATTGACCCCGTATCCAGCAGCAACAATCTTTGGTGTGGCAATGGGGCGCCGCCCGTCTGGGATACATCCGCTTTAAATTCCGACCCGCATTTTTATAATTTTCCTACGAAGGATTTTCATCTCCAATCCGATAGTCCAGCCATGGACGCAGGTTCTTCACTGGTCAATTCAATCGTTTCCATGGACTATGATGGTCTTCTTCGCCCGCAGGGTCCGGCCTATGACATCGGACCTTATGAATATAATTCCGGCTACACACCCCCGCCGCCACCCGGAGGCAATCCGCCGCCTCCTCCCTTACCCGAATCGGCTATCTCGAACACCATTCGGGTGTACCCTAATCCCTGGCGAGGCGATCGTGTCGCCACGGGCATCACCTTTGACCAGATGACGACTGGCAGCACGGTCAAGATCTTTACCACCAGCGGCCGACACATTCGTTCGCTCGACGCCCCTTCAGGTTCGGTGATCTGGGACCTGAAGAACGACTCCGGAGACAAGGTGGCCAGCGGGATTTATCTTTACGTGATTACCAACAACCAGGGGCAGCGAGTGCGTGGCAAGGTAGTGGTCATTCGGTGA
- a CDS encoding hydrogenase maturation nickel metallochaperone HypA — translation MHETHLIEPLIKGIAEHARQEGATSVRKVRLKIGQFMGIQENSFRETFAVLAKGTLLEGAELEITFFPPSRIEVLSFDVE, via the coding sequence ATGCATGAAACCCATCTCATCGAGCCGCTGATCAAAGGCATCGCCGAGCACGCGCGCCAGGAAGGCGCCACCTCCGTTCGCAAAGTGAGGCTCAAAATCGGGCAGTTCATGGGAATCCAGGAGAATTCCTTCCGGGAGACGTTTGCCGTGCTGGCCAAGGGAACCCTGCTGGAGGGCGCCGAGCTCGAAATCACGTTTTTCCCGCCCTCTCGCATCGAAGTCCTGTCTTTTGATGTGGAATAA
- a CDS encoding hydrogenase 3 maturation endopeptidase HyCI has product MEIPWTSVLKGKVVLLGIGNILRGDDGFGPYLMARLEGRVGAICIDAGTAPENYLGRISRENPDTVLLADAVHLDLSPGHYALLKKEDIVRSGLTTHTLSPHLFMECLQSRTTATIYLLGVQPQTTAFCEELSEPMQKAITQLAADIQEALHA; this is encoded by the coding sequence ATGGAAATTCCCTGGACGTCCGTTCTGAAAGGAAAGGTCGTTTTGCTCGGCATCGGGAACATTCTGCGCGGCGATGACGGCTTCGGCCCGTACCTGATGGCACGGCTCGAGGGCCGGGTCGGCGCCATCTGTATCGATGCCGGAACAGCTCCTGAAAATTACCTCGGCCGCATCAGTCGGGAAAATCCCGACACGGTTCTTTTGGCCGATGCCGTTCATCTGGACCTGTCGCCAGGTCACTATGCGCTTTTAAAAAAAGAGGACATCGTGAGGAGCGGTTTGACCACCCATACGCTATCGCCCCATTTATTCATGGAATGTCTGCAATCGCGCACCACGGCGACTATTTATTTATTGGGTGTCCAGCCGCAAACCACGGCTTTCTGCGAAGAACTATCCGAACCCATGCAGAAGGCGATCACGCAACTGGCGGCGGACATTCAAGAGGCCCTTCATGCATGA
- a CDS encoding 4Fe-4S dicluster domain-containing protein gives MKWPKLRELCEAVRAVIVGPYTSSFPKKPFQPHPNFRGQPKFHAEKCVGCLACEQVCPVNAIAHEDRVTTGKAVRTMIHYSDTCIFCGECQAACIADHEGIKCSTDWELSFFDRKTQSFETIEKELQLCEICGTVITGKDHLKWIAEKIGELTYSSPTLYEARLQSLGIIDDNLRAAAKDQGRADRMKILCAPCRRETTLTA, from the coding sequence ATGAAATGGCCTAAACTGAGGGAACTCTGCGAGGCGGTCCGGGCGGTGATCGTCGGGCCCTATACGTCCTCTTTTCCGAAGAAACCGTTTCAGCCGCATCCCAACTTCCGTGGCCAGCCCAAATTCCACGCCGAGAAGTGTGTGGGATGCCTGGCCTGCGAGCAGGTCTGCCCGGTGAACGCCATCGCCCACGAAGACCGCGTGACCACTGGAAAAGCCGTGCGGACGATGATTCACTACTCGGACACCTGCATTTTTTGCGGTGAGTGCCAGGCGGCCTGCATCGCGGACCACGAAGGCATTAAGTGCTCGACGGATTGGGAGCTCTCCTTTTTTGACCGCAAGACGCAGTCCTTTGAGACCATCGAGAAAGAACTGCAGCTTTGCGAGATCTGCGGCACGGTGATCACCGGCAAGGACCATTTGAAATGGATTGCCGAGAAAATCGGCGAGCTCACTTATTCCAGCCCGACGCTCTATGAAGCCCGCTTGCAGAGCCTGGGGATTATCGATGACAATCTCAGGGCCGCGGCCAAGGACCAGGGCCGTGCGGACCGGATGAAGATTCTCTGCGCCCCTTGCCGAAGAGAAACCACCCTCACTGCCTAG
- the mnhG gene encoding monovalent cation/H(+) antiporter subunit G — translation MIEWLGFIFVAIGLAFDIFGCIGLVRLPDLYLRLQAGTKCVTLGTCSILFGTFLITGPLGGGVKALLCMLFIVLTNPVAAHAIARSAHRAGIKLWEGTVVDHYSEDKK, via the coding sequence ATGATTGAGTGGTTGGGTTTCATTTTTGTCGCCATCGGCCTGGCTTTTGACATCTTCGGGTGTATCGGTCTGGTGCGCTTACCTGACCTTTACCTCCGCTTGCAGGCCGGGACCAAGTGCGTTACGCTGGGCACCTGTAGTATCCTTTTCGGAACCTTTCTCATTACCGGCCCCCTGGGCGGCGGCGTGAAAGCCCTTCTCTGCATGTTGTTTATCGTTTTGACCAACCCTGTAGCCGCGCACGCGATTGCCCGCAGCGCCCACCGCGCCGGGATTAAGCTCTGGGAAGGGACCGTGGTCGATCACTATTCTGAGGACAAAAAATGA
- a CDS encoding cation:proton antiporter — protein sequence MKQWRWWMGAGILVGIVAMIVLRPLPFLFYPKLSLAPFFGRALYILILASLLCLYRVARGPTGADRIVAVDLLGVMITGLCAVLAITTRRTWYLDIGIAWALQSFITVLALCKFLEGKDFDD from the coding sequence ATGAAACAGTGGCGTTGGTGGATGGGTGCGGGGATTCTGGTGGGGATCGTGGCGATGATCGTGCTGCGGCCGCTGCCTTTTCTTTTTTACCCAAAGCTTTCGTTGGCCCCGTTTTTCGGGCGGGCGCTGTACATTCTTATTCTGGCCAGCCTCTTGTGCCTGTACCGGGTCGCACGCGGGCCCACCGGCGCGGATCGTATTGTGGCGGTCGATTTACTGGGTGTGATGATCACCGGCCTCTGTGCCGTGCTGGCGATTACCACGCGGCGCACGTGGTACCTGGACATCGGCATCGCCTGGGCGTTGCAGAGCTTTATTACCGTGTTAGCGCTCTGCAAATTCCTGGAAGGGAAGGACTTCGATGATTGA
- a CDS encoding Na+/H+ antiporter subunit E, whose protein sequence is MLNRRIILFSSCYLVWCLLNWMPGWQALLLGVPVAALVAFMTEGLPITQPSRLFLQPARLFTFCFRYFPYFWWESFKANLDVAYRVLHPRLPIRPGIIRMKTEIKSDMGLTILANSVSLMPGTTTVDIDSKKGLIYVHCMTVSETDAGQRTRLVVQRFESMLRKVFE, encoded by the coding sequence ATGTTGAATAGACGAATCATCCTTTTCTCAAGTTGCTACCTGGTCTGGTGTCTGTTGAACTGGATGCCGGGATGGCAGGCGCTGCTCTTGGGCGTGCCGGTGGCGGCGCTCGTCGCCTTCATGACGGAGGGCCTCCCCATCACGCAGCCCAGCCGTTTATTTCTGCAGCCCGCGCGGCTTTTCACGTTCTGTTTCCGTTATTTCCCTTATTTCTGGTGGGAGAGTTTCAAGGCCAATTTGGACGTGGCCTACCGCGTTCTTCATCCGCGCCTGCCGATCCGCCCTGGAATCATCCGGATGAAAACAGAAATCAAGTCAGACATGGGGCTCACGATCCTGGCCAACTCGGTCTCCTTAATGCCGGGCACGACGACGGTGGACATCGATTCGAAAAAAGGGCTGATTTATGTGCACTGCATGACGGTCTCCGAAACCGACGCCGGGCAGCGGACCAGGCTCGTGGTGCAGCGCTTCGAATCCATGCTCAGAAAAGTTTTTGAATAG
- a CDS encoding proton-conducting transporter membrane subunit gives MTATRLIPFFVVLPLAGVFLIMLFGWKLRRFSEGTTLLVTLSLLALSFFSIGVQHAQSTLVHFSGGWKPPAGILLVEDGLTVFMLVTVHLVACCIVLFAISYMKKYTSPGKFYALFLMTLSGMNGILVTGDLFNLFVFLEVSSLSACALVAFGTERHELEAAFKYGVMNTLGAAFVLLGIAFLYAYCSTLNMADMAKVIAEKGGGRVVPMAAVLFIMGFGLKAALVPFHAWLPDAHPSAPAPISAMLSGLIIKCLGVYTLFRVLFCVLGMTPMLRSVLLFLGALSMGVGAFSAVGQWDIKRLLAYSSLSQIGYIVFGIGLGTPLGILGGLLHLFNHSVGKSLLFLTSGAVDYATGTRDMRKMGGLSQRMPVTSATGMIGAMSIAGVPPFGGFWSKLLIIFAAVQAGYFGYAAWAVLAGVVTMGYLAKAMKQTFAGALPESLRQVQEVPLLMRCAMVILAILCVGGGLLLLPGIQEAFLRHASEVLLNGSLYAKLIG, from the coding sequence ATGACCGCGACTCGACTAATTCCGTTTTTTGTTGTCTTGCCCCTGGCCGGGGTGTTTCTCATTATGCTCTTCGGGTGGAAACTACGGAGATTCTCAGAGGGGACCACGTTGCTGGTCACCCTCAGCTTGCTCGCCTTGTCGTTTTTTTCTATCGGCGTGCAGCATGCGCAGTCCACGCTGGTCCATTTCTCCGGAGGATGGAAGCCTCCGGCCGGCATTCTGTTGGTGGAAGACGGCTTAACGGTCTTCATGCTCGTGACCGTGCATCTGGTGGCATGCTGCATCGTTCTTTTTGCGATCTCGTATATGAAGAAGTACACATCGCCCGGGAAGTTTTACGCGCTTTTCCTGATGACCCTCTCCGGCATGAACGGGATCCTTGTGACCGGCGATCTCTTTAATCTTTTTGTATTCCTTGAGGTCTCGTCGCTCTCCGCCTGTGCGCTCGTCGCCTTTGGGACTGAGCGACACGAATTAGAGGCCGCCTTTAAGTACGGCGTCATGAATACCCTGGGCGCCGCCTTTGTTCTTTTGGGGATCGCGTTTCTGTACGCCTACTGCTCGACGCTCAACATGGCTGACATGGCCAAAGTCATCGCCGAGAAGGGGGGCGGCCGGGTGGTCCCTATGGCCGCTGTGCTGTTTATCATGGGTTTTGGCCTCAAAGCGGCACTCGTTCCCTTTCACGCCTGGTTGCCGGATGCACACCCCTCCGCACCCGCGCCCATTTCAGCGATGCTCTCCGGGCTCATCATCAAATGCCTTGGTGTCTATACCCTTTTCAGGGTCCTATTTTGCGTGTTGGGCATGACCCCCATGCTGCGTTCGGTTCTGCTCTTTTTGGGGGCTCTCTCGATGGGAGTCGGGGCATTCTCAGCGGTAGGGCAGTGGGATATTAAGCGACTTCTGGCCTACTCGTCCCTGAGCCAGATCGGCTACATCGTCTTCGGTATCGGGTTGGGGACTCCCTTGGGAATTCTTGGGGGCCTTTTGCACCTGTTTAACCACTCGGTAGGAAAATCCCTTCTATTCCTGACATCGGGGGCGGTGGATTACGCCACCGGGACGCGTGATATGCGCAAGATGGGCGGTCTGTCTCAGCGGATGCCGGTGACGAGCGCTACGGGAATGATCGGCGCCATGTCCATTGCCGGGGTTCCTCCGTTCGGGGGATTTTGGAGCAAATTGCTCATCATTTTTGCGGCTGTTCAGGCCGGGTATTTCGGCTACGCGGCTTGGGCGGTGCTGGCTGGTGTGGTGACGATGGGATATCTGGCCAAGGCGATGAAGCAGACCTTTGCCGGCGCATTACCTGAGAGTCTCCGGCAGGTCCAGGAGGTTCCTCTCTTGATGCGGTGTGCGATGGTGATCCTGGCGATCTTATGCGTGGGGGGAGGATTGCTGCTTCTTCCTGGAATTCAGGAAGCGTTTCTCCGGCATGCGTCGGAGGTTTTGCTGAATGGGTCTCTTTACGCCAAACTAATCGGATAA